Within Dehalococcoidales bacterium, the genomic segment TAGAGACCGGTTTGTCCTCAGCAAGGGGCATGCGGCTCCCCTGCTTTACGCGGCTCTGGCTGAGTGTGGCTATTTCCCTGTCGAGGATCTGAGTACCCTGAGGCAGATAGACAGTCATCTCCAGGGCCATGCCGATTGTACCTGCACCCCCGGAGTAGAGATGTCCTCAGGGTCACTGGGACAGGGCTTGTCTTTTGGCATCGGCGTCTCCCTGGCAGGCCGTCTTAACTCGCAGGAATACCGGGTATTCGTCCTGCTCGGTGATGGCGAATGTGATGAGGGGCAGGTCTGGGAAGCGGCGATGGCCGCCGCCCATTTCAAGCTGGACAAGCTGGTGGCGATTGTGGATAATAACGGACAGCAGATTGATGGCTGGAACCGTGATGTTATGAACCTGGCCCCCTTCAATAAGAAGTGGCAGGCATTCGGCTGGCGCGTTATTGAGGTTGATGGTCATGATCTGACCCAGCTAATCGACGCCTTTGAGCAGGCGAAATCGGTTAAAGGCCAGCCGACGGTGATTATCGCCCACACCATCAAGGGGAAAGGGGTCAGCTTCATGGAGAATAACATCGATTTTCACGGCAAAGCCCCCACCGCCGCCCAGGTAGAACAAGCCTTCAAGGAGCTGGAGTAGACATGTCTGTTGAGGTTTCGCTTAGAGAAGCTTACGGTCAGACC encodes:
- a CDS encoding transketolase, which translates into the protein MPETGDRLRIKLGTSVESGSLLQKDLVMMARKLRRHVVSMTGETGSGHPGGSLSAVEIVTALYFKALRHNPEDPCWPDRDRFVLSKGHAAPLLYAALAECGYFPVEDLSTLRQIDSHLQGHADCTCTPGVEMSSGSLGQGLSFGIGVSLAGRLNSQEYRVFVLLGDGECDEGQVWEAAMAAAHFKLDKLVAIVDNNGQQIDGWNRDVMNLAPFNKKWQAFGWRVIEVDGHDLTQLIDAFEQAKSVKGQPTVIIAHTIKGKGVSFMENNIDFHGKAPTAAQVEQAFKELE